In one Nocardioides luteus genomic region, the following are encoded:
- a CDS encoding sensor histidine kinase — protein MSVQDSARDVRDFLERRCRSKNLDIPWWAPLLSAFGLVAMVTVAVLQREAAADMVAAGLVVVVPSLSIFFIPNTGEWLKNHMWVVDLLPTLAGSAWLMSQPASAFWPQHDFAPAVLVPLTLEMVVREGFRTGTLYAIASAVVMRIFASDTPSGVGVHFLLLFVGWILGLLILAQMRALRAERQARSQEHARATEAERTRIAREIHDLVGHSLSITLLHLTAARRSVAEGDDPDEAVSALTEAEAVGRRAMAEIRRTIGVLSTSGPGTAPLPGAADVVRLVEEGRSAGQTITFASSGDLTRIDAGVGLGIYRILQESLANAIRHAPGAPVSVSLAVADGVRLSVENPIVGTRRGVGEGSGLAGMAARAEQLRGRLSAGAEESMWKVDLVIPPHCLVRKALA, from the coding sequence ATGAGTGTCCAGGACTCCGCTCGCGATGTGCGTGACTTCCTGGAACGGCGCTGCCGCAGCAAGAATCTCGACATCCCCTGGTGGGCCCCGCTGCTGTCGGCGTTCGGCCTCGTCGCGATGGTCACGGTGGCCGTGCTCCAGCGCGAGGCCGCCGCCGACATGGTCGCCGCCGGCCTGGTCGTCGTCGTCCCGTCGCTGAGCATCTTCTTCATCCCGAACACCGGCGAGTGGCTCAAGAACCACATGTGGGTCGTCGACCTCCTGCCGACCCTGGCCGGGTCGGCCTGGCTGATGTCGCAGCCCGCCTCCGCGTTCTGGCCGCAGCACGACTTCGCGCCGGCGGTGCTGGTCCCGCTCACTCTCGAGATGGTCGTCCGTGAGGGCTTCCGGACCGGGACCCTCTATGCGATCGCCTCGGCCGTGGTGATGAGGATCTTCGCCTCCGACACACCCAGCGGTGTCGGGGTCCATTTTCTGCTGCTCTTCGTCGGCTGGATCCTCGGACTGCTGATCCTCGCCCAGATGCGGGCGCTGCGCGCCGAACGGCAGGCGCGGTCGCAGGAGCACGCCCGCGCGACCGAGGCCGAGCGCACCCGCATCGCCCGCGAGATCCACGATCTCGTCGGGCACTCGCTCTCGATCACCCTGCTCCACCTGACCGCCGCGCGACGCTCGGTCGCCGAGGGCGACGACCCGGACGAGGCGGTGTCCGCGCTCACCGAGGCGGAGGCCGTCGGACGCCGGGCGATGGCCGAGATCCGGCGTACGATCGGGGTGCTGTCGACCTCCGGCCCCGGGACGGCGCCGCTCCCCGGGGCCGCGGACGTGGTCCGGCTCGTGGAGGAGGGCCGGAGCGCGGGGCAGACGATCACGTTCGCCTCCTCCGGCGACCTCACCCGCATCGACGCCGGCGTCGGGCTGGGCATCTACCGGATCCTGCAGGAGTCGCTCGCCAACGCCATCCGGCACGCGCCCGGGGCGCCGGTCTCGGTCTCGCTGGCGGTCGCGGACGGCGTACGTCTCTCCGTGGAGAACCCGATCGTCGGCACCCGGCGCGGGGTCGGCGAGGGGTCCGGGCTGGCCGGGATGGCCGCCCGCGCCGAGCAGCTCCGCGGCCGGTTGTCGGCCGGGGCCGAGGAGTCGATGTGGAAGGTTGACCTCGTGATCCCGCCGCACTGTCTCGTACGCAAGGCTCTCGCATGA
- a CDS encoding response regulator transcription factor produces the protein MTPVSPAASNTASAIRVIVVDDQELVRSGLRRILRRRDGLEIVAECGDGSEVVAALEANPADVVVMDLRMRQVDGITATGLVRALPEAPPVLVLTTFDEDELVSGALRAGAAGFILKDSPAEELVMAVRSVALGDAWLDPAITGRVLATYRSAVALPASRAVEVSELTDRELEVLRGLASGWTNSEIAERLVISELTVKSHIGRIFAKLDLRDRAAAIVFAYDHGIVRPAI, from the coding sequence ATGACGCCGGTCAGCCCCGCCGCCAGCAACACAGCGTCGGCGATCCGGGTGATCGTGGTCGACGACCAGGAGCTCGTACGCAGCGGCCTGCGCCGCATCCTGCGACGGCGCGACGGGTTGGAGATCGTCGCCGAGTGCGGGGACGGCTCCGAGGTGGTCGCGGCGCTCGAGGCCAACCCGGCCGACGTCGTCGTCATGGACCTCCGGATGCGGCAGGTCGACGGGATCACGGCCACCGGCCTGGTGCGGGCGCTGCCGGAGGCTCCGCCGGTGCTGGTGCTGACCACGTTCGACGAGGACGAGCTCGTCTCCGGCGCCCTCCGCGCGGGCGCCGCCGGCTTCATCCTCAAGGACTCACCCGCCGAGGAGCTGGTCATGGCCGTACGCTCCGTCGCCCTCGGCGACGCCTGGCTCGATCCCGCCATCACCGGCCGGGTCCTGGCCACCTACCGTTCCGCGGTCGCTCTGCCGGCGTCGAGGGCTGTCGAGGTCTCCGAGCTCACCGACCGTGAGCTCGAGGTGCTCCGCGGCCTCGCCTCCGGCTGGACCAACTCCGAGATCGCCGAGCGGCTCGTCATCTCCGAGCTCACGGTGAAGTCCCACATCGGCCGCATCTTCGCCAAGCTCGACCTCCGCGACCGCGCCGCCGCCATCGTCTTCGCGTACGACCACGGCATCGTCCGGCCGGCGATCTGA
- a CDS encoding RecQ family ATP-dependent DNA helicase: MTDPATDVRARAEAHLRALVGRPDATLREDQWSAISALAVDRRRALVVQKTGWGKSAVYFVATLLLREAGLGPTVIVSPLLALMRNQIAAAQRAGIRAVTINSTNPEDWVSIEEAIHAGEVDVLLVSPERLNNPKFRDAVLPRLAAECGLLVVDEAHCISDWGHDFRPDYRRIRTLLADLPTGIPVLATTATANSRVTADVAEQMGSGVLVLRGSLDRESLRLAVVSLKTPEQRLAWLSDHLSEQPGSGIVYCLTVAATEEIADYLRSRGHDVAAYSGRTEAAERAELEESLAAGKVKALVATSALGMGFDATLGFVVNMGAPSSPVSYYQQVGRAGRGTSDASVVLLPGVEDRDIWAYFASLAFPREEQVRQTLGVLSEAGRALSTQALETYVDLSRSRLEQMLKVLDVDGAARRVGGGWEATGVPWDYDAERYARVAEARRREQDAMLAYISTDQCRMRFLREQLDDPGAVDCGRCDNCGGFAVTSAVSEGAVQEASARLSRPGVVVEPKKMWPTGLDRLGISLKGKIKEGPLEGRAVARLTDLGYGQALRDLFREPAQDGPVPVPLVKAVVEVLGDWKPRVGGIVYVESATRPTLTRDFADGLSRYLRVPVLGSWSIVDPDIGPGHGASNSAQRVAAVGRRFSLHAEVPPGADVLLVDDRVATGWTITLAARALLDADAGSVSPLVLATTT; encoded by the coding sequence ATGACTGATCCCGCCACTGACGTACGTGCTCGTGCCGAGGCGCATCTGCGCGCCCTCGTGGGGCGCCCGGATGCGACTCTGCGCGAGGACCAGTGGTCGGCGATCTCGGCGCTCGCGGTCGACCGCCGTCGCGCGCTGGTCGTGCAGAAGACCGGCTGGGGGAAGTCGGCGGTCTACTTCGTGGCGACGCTGCTGCTGCGTGAGGCCGGCCTGGGGCCGACCGTGATCGTCTCGCCGCTGCTCGCGCTGATGCGCAACCAGATCGCGGCCGCGCAGCGGGCCGGGATCCGGGCGGTGACGATCAACTCGACCAACCCCGAGGACTGGGTCTCGATCGAGGAGGCCATCCATGCGGGCGAGGTGGACGTCCTGCTGGTCTCCCCCGAGCGGCTCAACAACCCGAAGTTCCGCGATGCGGTGCTGCCTCGGTTGGCCGCCGAGTGCGGCCTGCTGGTGGTCGACGAGGCCCACTGCATCTCCGACTGGGGGCACGACTTCCGGCCCGACTACCGTCGGATCCGTACGCTGCTGGCCGACCTTCCCACCGGGATTCCGGTGCTCGCGACGACCGCGACCGCCAACTCCCGGGTGACCGCGGACGTCGCCGAGCAGATGGGTTCGGGAGTCCTGGTGCTTCGAGGATCGTTGGACCGCGAGTCCCTGCGGCTCGCGGTGGTCTCGCTGAAGACCCCGGAGCAGCGGCTGGCCTGGCTCTCCGACCACCTTTCCGAGCAGCCCGGATCGGGCATCGTCTACTGCCTGACCGTGGCCGCGACGGAGGAGATCGCCGACTACCTGCGCTCGCGCGGTCACGACGTCGCCGCCTACTCCGGACGCACGGAGGCCGCCGAGCGGGCGGAGCTGGAGGAGTCGCTGGCCGCCGGGAAGGTCAAGGCGCTGGTGGCGACCTCGGCGCTCGGGATGGGCTTCGACGCCACGCTCGGGTTCGTGGTCAACATGGGTGCGCCCTCCTCCCCGGTCTCCTACTACCAGCAGGTGGGCCGTGCCGGCCGCGGCACCTCGGACGCCTCCGTCGTGCTGCTCCCCGGTGTCGAGGACCGCGACATCTGGGCCTACTTCGCCTCGCTCGCCTTCCCGCGCGAGGAGCAGGTGCGGCAGACCCTGGGTGTCCTCTCCGAGGCAGGGCGGGCGCTGTCGACCCAGGCGCTGGAGACGTACGTCGACCTGTCCCGCTCACGCCTCGAGCAGATGCTCAAGGTGCTCGACGTCGACGGCGCCGCCCGCCGGGTCGGCGGTGGCTGGGAGGCGACCGGTGTCCCGTGGGACTACGACGCGGAGCGCTATGCGCGGGTCGCGGAGGCTCGGCGCCGCGAGCAGGACGCGATGCTCGCCTACATCTCGACGGACCAGTGCCGGATGCGGTTCCTGCGCGAGCAGCTCGACGACCCCGGCGCCGTCGACTGCGGTCGGTGCGACAACTGCGGCGGCTTCGCGGTGACCTCGGCGGTCTCCGAGGGGGCGGTCCAGGAGGCGTCGGCCCGGCTGTCGCGGCCCGGGGTCGTCGTGGAGCCGAAGAAGATGTGGCCGACCGGCCTCGACCGGCTCGGCATCTCGCTCAAGGGCAAGATCAAGGAGGGGCCGCTCGAAGGGCGTGCGGTCGCGCGGCTGACCGACCTCGGTTACGGCCAGGCGCTGCGTGACCTCTTCCGTGAGCCCGCCCAGGACGGTCCGGTGCCGGTGCCGCTGGTGAAGGCGGTCGTCGAGGTGCTGGGCGACTGGAAGCCACGCGTGGGCGGCATCGTCTACGTCGAGTCGGCGACCCGCCCCACCCTGACCCGCGACTTCGCCGACGGTCTCTCGCGCTACCTCCGCGTCCCCGTCCTCGGCTCGTGGTCCATCGTCGACCCCGACATCGGTCCCGGTCACGGCGCCTCCAACTCCGCCCAGCGCGTCGCCGCCGTCGGCCGCCGGTTCTCGCTCCACGCCGAGGTCCCGCCGGGTGCTGACGTACTGCTCGTCGACGACCGCGTCGCGACCGGCTGGACCATCACCCTCGCGGCCCGCGCTCTCCTCGACGCCGACGCCGGCTCGGTGAGCCCGTTGGTGCTGGCGACGACCACCTGA
- a CDS encoding ABC-F family ATP-binding cassette domain-containing protein, with amino-acid sequence MSVQTHHTSAHLRAEDISVTRGGRSVLRGVSLTVSAANRSRLAVVGENGRGKTTLLHVLAGLLVPDSGRVQRHGSLGIAHQALDVRPGDTVGTLTSAALAESHDALRALDDAAAALTEDPSDSAGTYAVALERATALDAWDAERRVQIALEALGACTDHTRELATLSVGQRYRVRLACLLGAHHDLLVLDEPTNHLDASGLAFLTERIRSHAGGVVLVSHDRLLLRDTAVEFLDLDPSEDGRARTYAGGYQGWQEGRRRERECWEQDFAAQQEEHRRLQDSVSAARDRLSTGWRPPKGTGKHQRQTRAPGLVRSFNRDLAALEAHRISVPEPPASLQFPSLPSDVGGTLLRADDIKVFGRLSAPVSLALDAGERLLVTGPNGAGKSTLLQVLGGGLAPSAGSVWVSPGARVALVGQEEPAWAPGLTAAEVYAQHCGRLVAAGVVPERALVSLRSTGLMDAEARRTPASRLSQGQQRRLELALRLASRPHLLILDEPTNHLSAGLVDELTAALRATSAAVVVATHDRQMLADLADWPTSALGK; translated from the coding sequence GTGTCTGTACAGACCCATCACACCTCTGCCCACCTGCGCGCCGAGGACATCTCGGTCACCCGTGGCGGTCGCTCCGTCCTGCGCGGCGTCTCCCTGACCGTCTCCGCCGCCAACCGGTCCCGGCTGGCCGTCGTCGGCGAGAACGGCCGCGGCAAGACCACACTGCTCCACGTCCTGGCCGGACTGCTCGTCCCCGACTCCGGGCGTGTTCAGCGGCACGGCAGTCTCGGGATCGCCCACCAAGCCCTGGACGTACGTCCTGGGGACACCGTCGGCACCCTCACCTCCGCCGCGCTGGCGGAGTCCCACGACGCGCTCCGGGCGCTCGACGACGCTGCTGCGGCGCTCACCGAGGATCCGTCGGACTCCGCAGGGACGTACGCCGTCGCGCTGGAGCGCGCGACGGCGCTGGACGCCTGGGACGCCGAGCGCCGGGTGCAGATCGCGCTGGAGGCACTCGGTGCGTGCACCGACCACACTCGGGAGCTGGCGACCCTGTCGGTCGGGCAGCGCTACCGGGTGCGGCTGGCCTGCCTGCTCGGAGCGCACCACGACCTGCTCGTGCTCGACGAGCCGACCAACCATCTGGACGCCTCGGGGCTGGCGTTCCTGACCGAGCGGATCCGGAGCCATGCCGGCGGGGTCGTCCTGGTCTCCCACGACCGTCTCCTGCTGCGGGACACCGCCGTCGAGTTCCTCGACCTGGACCCGAGCGAGGACGGCCGGGCGCGGACGTACGCCGGTGGCTATCAGGGCTGGCAGGAGGGCCGGCGGCGCGAACGTGAGTGCTGGGAGCAGGACTTCGCGGCTCAGCAGGAGGAGCACCGGCGGCTGCAGGACTCGGTCTCGGCGGCCCGGGACCGGCTGAGCACGGGCTGGCGCCCACCCAAGGGGACCGGGAAGCATCAGCGACAGACCCGCGCTCCCGGGTTGGTGCGCTCCTTCAACCGAGACCTCGCGGCGCTCGAGGCGCACCGCATCTCCGTGCCGGAGCCGCCGGCGTCGCTGCAGTTTCCGTCGCTCCCGTCGGATGTCGGGGGCACGCTGCTGCGGGCTGATGACATCAAGGTCTTCGGTCGGCTGTCCGCGCCCGTCTCGCTCGCTCTCGACGCCGGCGAGCGGCTGCTCGTGACCGGTCCGAACGGGGCGGGTAAGTCGACGTTGCTGCAGGTGCTGGGCGGCGGGCTCGCTCCTTCGGCGGGCTCGGTGTGGGTCTCGCCGGGGGCGCGAGTGGCGCTGGTCGGACAGGAGGAGCCGGCCTGGGCGCCGGGGCTGACCGCGGCCGAGGTCTATGCACAGCACTGCGGACGTCTGGTCGCCGCCGGGGTGGTGCCCGAGCGGGCGCTCGTCTCGCTCCGGTCGACGGGGCTGATGGACGCGGAGGCGCGGCGTACGCCTGCGTCGCGGCTGTCCCAGGGGCAGCAGCGTCGGCTCGAGCTGGCGCTGCGGCTGGCCTCGCGACCGCATCTGCTGATCCTGGACGAGCCGACGAACCATCTCTCTGCCGGGCTGGTGGACGAGCTCACGGCTGCGCTGCGGGCCACGTCGGCAGCGGTCGTCGTGGCTACGCACGACCGGCAGATGCTCGCCGATCTCGCTGACTGGCCGACGTCGGCGCTGGGAAAGTAG
- a CDS encoding M4 family metallopeptidase, with the protein MRIVRVAGAATAVAVAGTAFIASFGSPAGATPAGSASTITPASVTTTGLAAQQVIDDESIADKAIRALTSKPSTWKVGAGQELEPVVTLKDTTGATHVRMNRTYEGLEVVGGDLVAHQNRSGAVTSVSQGLATVLDLSVKPTVTSAAATRAALTLDAVTKTITDLAVDKKYAPELVVDAVDGSPTLAWRVTTKGKQADGTPSRLATYVDAGTGTVLRRVEGIHTIDGEGNTLYSGTVPLQVKQNGSTYELRDETRGGTYTTDMKNAEDSLLCQLLGFGCAAGTVVTSPTTTFGNGSNADRATAAADAQYGTNVTWDYFKNVHARDGIFGDGSGSYNRVHYGKNYVNAFWDGEKMTYGDGDGVGYGPLVSLDVAGHEMTHGVTENTSGLEYSGESGGLNESTSDIFGTMVEFYANNAEDKGDYLIGESFILDGGDPLRRMDNPSADGNSVNCWSSSTGNLDVHYSSGVGNHFFYLLAEGSGAKTIGGVAHSSTTCDGSTITGIGRDKAEKIWFRANSTYFTSTTDYAGARDATVKAASDLYGASSAEVAAVEAAWTAVSVS; encoded by the coding sequence ATGCGTATCGTCCGAGTAGCGGGAGCAGCGACCGCTGTCGCTGTTGCAGGAACTGCCTTCATCGCCTCCTTCGGAAGCCCGGCCGGCGCCACCCCTGCCGGCTCCGCCTCCACCATCACGCCGGCGAGCGTGACGACGACCGGCCTGGCCGCCCAGCAGGTGATCGACGACGAGTCGATCGCTGACAAGGCCATCAGGGCGCTGACCAGCAAGCCGTCGACCTGGAAGGTCGGCGCGGGCCAGGAGCTCGAGCCGGTGGTGACCCTGAAGGACACCACCGGCGCCACCCACGTACGGATGAACCGCACCTACGAGGGCCTCGAGGTCGTCGGCGGCGACCTGGTCGCCCACCAGAACAGGTCCGGTGCGGTGACCTCGGTCTCCCAGGGGCTGGCCACGGTGCTCGACCTCTCGGTGAAGCCGACCGTCACCTCGGCCGCGGCGACGCGGGCCGCGCTGACCCTGGACGCGGTCACCAAGACGATCACCGATCTTGCGGTCGACAAGAAGTACGCCCCCGAGCTCGTCGTCGACGCGGTCGACGGCTCGCCGACGCTGGCCTGGCGGGTGACCACCAAGGGCAAGCAGGCCGACGGCACCCCCTCCCGCCTGGCCACCTATGTCGACGCGGGCACCGGCACGGTGCTGCGCCGGGTCGAGGGCATCCACACCATCGACGGCGAGGGCAACACCCTCTACTCCGGGACCGTCCCGCTGCAGGTGAAGCAGAACGGCTCGACGTACGAGCTGCGTGACGAGACCCGTGGCGGCACCTACACGACCGACATGAAGAACGCCGAGGACAGCCTGCTGTGCCAGCTTCTCGGGTTCGGGTGCGCGGCGGGCACCGTGGTCACGAGCCCGACCACGACCTTCGGCAACGGCTCCAACGCCGACCGGGCGACCGCGGCGGCCGACGCGCAGTACGGCACCAACGTCACCTGGGACTACTTCAAGAACGTCCACGCCCGCGACGGCATCTTCGGCGACGGCTCGGGCTCCTACAACCGGGTCCACTACGGCAAGAACTACGTCAACGCCTTCTGGGACGGCGAGAAGATGACGTACGGCGACGGCGACGGTGTCGGCTACGGACCGCTGGTGTCGCTGGACGTCGCGGGCCACGAGATGACGCACGGTGTCACCGAGAACACCTCGGGTCTGGAGTACTCCGGCGAGTCCGGTGGCCTCAACGAGTCGACCTCCGACATCTTCGGCACGATGGTCGAGTTCTACGCGAACAACGCCGAGGACAAGGGCGACTACCTGATCGGTGAGTCCTTCATCCTCGACGGCGGCGACCCGCTGCGCCGCATGGACAACCCGTCCGCCGACGGCAACTCGGTCAACTGCTGGTCCTCCTCGACCGGCAACCTCGACGTCCACTACTCCAGCGGCGTCGGCAACCACTTCTTCTACCTGCTCGCCGAGGGCTCGGGTGCGAAGACGATCGGTGGTGTCGCCCACTCGAGCACGACGTGCGACGGCTCGACGATCACCGGCATCGGTCGCGACAAGGCCGAGAAGATCTGGTTCCGCGCCAACTCGACCTACTTCACCTCGACGACCGACTACGCCGGCGCGCGCGACGCGACGGTGAAGGCGGCCTCGGACCTCTACGGCGCCTCCAGCGCCGAGGTCGCGGCCGTCGAGGCGGCTTGGACCGCGGTCTCGGTGAGCTGA
- a CDS encoding M13 family metallopeptidase, translating into MTILDDARPGMDDSIRPQDDLFGFVNGTWLREVEIPADRSSWGPFVMLADQAEKDVRAIIEELAASGGEPGSDAQKIGDLFASFMDEAAVAERGVRPLDGLRAAVDGLRDADDLAAFLGEVERIGGHGLFGSYVDNDDKQSDRYIFNLLQGGLGLPDKDYYFDEKFAEVLGKYAGYLERLYALAEHPDPRAAAETIIRIDTRLAEGHWAREETRDKQKTYNLLTLAELRELAPNFNWDAYVRNLSGSKLTTDAVLGEVVVRQPSFFAHLSTVLGEVDIDDWKLWLYFHVLRWAAPYLTDDFVETNFDFYGRTLNGTPELRERWKRGVALVEGAIGEAVGKEYAARHFPPEAKAQMDELVHNLLEAYRKSISELDWMGEETKEKAYEKLDKFTPKIGYPNKWRDYSALQISKDDLIGNVSAASVFETDRQLGKLGGTVDRDEWFMLPQTVNAYYNPGTNEICFPAGILQRPFFDKDAHPAENYGGIGAVIGHEVGHGFDDQGAQFDGDGNMQDWWSPEDKAAFEVKTKALIEQYSKLSPRDLPGEFVNGALTVGENIGDLGGLTIAHTAYMLATGGTAEIGDRQRLFLNWAYVWRTVRRKEQAQQYLTIDPHSPPEFRANIARNLDEFHEVFGTAPGDGLWLDPEERVRIW; encoded by the coding sequence GTGACGATTCTTGATGACGCCCGCCCGGGCATGGACGACAGCATCCGGCCGCAGGACGACCTGTTCGGGTTCGTCAACGGCACCTGGCTCCGAGAGGTCGAGATCCCGGCCGACCGGTCCAGCTGGGGGCCGTTCGTGATGCTGGCCGACCAGGCCGAGAAGGACGTGCGCGCGATCATCGAGGAGCTCGCGGCGTCCGGCGGCGAGCCGGGCAGCGACGCCCAGAAGATCGGTGACCTCTTCGCGAGCTTCATGGACGAGGCGGCGGTGGCCGAGCGCGGCGTACGGCCGCTGGACGGTCTGAGGGCCGCCGTGGACGGGCTCCGCGACGCCGACGACCTGGCGGCGTTCCTGGGTGAGGTCGAGCGGATCGGTGGCCACGGGCTGTTCGGGTCCTACGTCGACAACGACGACAAGCAGTCCGACCGTTACATCTTCAACCTTCTCCAGGGCGGCCTCGGCCTGCCCGACAAGGACTACTACTTCGACGAGAAGTTCGCCGAGGTGCTGGGGAAGTACGCCGGCTACCTCGAGCGGCTCTATGCGCTCGCCGAGCACCCCGACCCGCGTGCGGCCGCCGAGACGATCATCCGGATCGACACCCGCCTGGCCGAGGGCCACTGGGCGCGCGAGGAGACCCGCGACAAGCAGAAGACCTACAACCTGCTGACCCTCGCCGAGCTGCGTGAGCTGGCCCCCAACTTCAACTGGGACGCCTACGTCCGCAACCTCTCCGGCTCGAAGCTGACCACCGACGCGGTGCTCGGTGAGGTGGTCGTGCGGCAGCCGTCCTTCTTCGCCCACCTCTCCACGGTGCTCGGCGAGGTCGACATCGACGACTGGAAGCTGTGGCTCTACTTCCACGTGCTGCGCTGGGCGGCGCCGTACCTGACCGACGACTTCGTCGAGACCAACTTCGACTTCTACGGGCGCACCCTCAACGGCACCCCCGAGCTGCGCGAACGCTGGAAGCGCGGCGTCGCGCTGGTCGAGGGCGCGATCGGGGAGGCGGTCGGCAAGGAGTACGCCGCGCGCCACTTCCCGCCCGAGGCGAAGGCCCAGATGGACGAGCTCGTCCACAACCTCCTGGAGGCCTACCGCAAGTCGATCTCCGAGCTCGACTGGATGGGCGAGGAGACCAAGGAGAAGGCCTACGAGAAGCTCGACAAGTTCACGCCGAAGATCGGCTACCCGAACAAGTGGCGCGACTACTCGGCGCTGCAGATCAGCAAGGACGACCTGATCGGCAACGTCTCCGCGGCGAGCGTCTTCGAGACCGACCGGCAGCTCGGCAAGCTCGGCGGCACGGTCGACCGTGACGAGTGGTTCATGCTGCCGCAGACGGTCAACGCCTACTACAACCCCGGCACCAACGAGATCTGCTTCCCGGCCGGCATCCTGCAGCGCCCGTTCTTCGACAAGGACGCCCACCCGGCGGAGAACTACGGCGGCATCGGCGCGGTGATCGGCCACGAGGTCGGCCACGGCTTCGACGACCAGGGTGCGCAGTTCGACGGCGACGGCAACATGCAGGACTGGTGGTCGCCGGAGGACAAGGCGGCCTTCGAGGTGAAGACCAAGGCGCTGATCGAGCAGTACTCCAAGCTCTCCCCGCGGGACCTGCCCGGCGAGTTCGTCAACGGTGCCCTGACCGTCGGCGAGAACATCGGCGACCTGGGCGGCCTGACGATCGCCCACACCGCCTACATGCTGGCGACCGGTGGCACGGCGGAGATCGGCGACCGGCAGCGGCTCTTCCTCAACTGGGCCTACGTGTGGCGTACGGTGCGCCGCAAGGAGCAGGCGCAGCAGTACCTGACGATCGACCCGCACAGCCCGCCCGAGTTCCGCGCCAACATCGCGCGCAACCTCGACGAGTTCCACGAGGTCTTCGGCACCGCTCCGGGCGACGGTCTCTGGCTCGATCCGGAGGAGCGCGTCCGGATCTGGTGA
- a CDS encoding M15 family metallopeptidase, whose protein sequence is MRQVSLRAAAAIGAVLVVTLAACAGEPSKPASPSGSPSASASGAAKDESPVADPSHAVEMPGKREGTLHSTDLLILSEDTLSSADVKKIRSLDGVSGVEQISMAQVSVEGRLVKVVAVDPSTYRNFAPFQSADSDEVWQRVAGGEVAIDPERQDELPADKDGFVTLGSKKDATTVHVGAYAPQPPGLAAAVVNHKWGEEMGMEKGNALIVSTAAIAPNRVVAPIQKVVGSDASVQRLDVVARAGLDPNAPQKAYVVGTVAEAVGNYTYRANGDGTITPASSWVSSHIVTAQVPILGSVTCNKVMIPQLRAALQEVVDRGLAKKIIPSQYAGCYYPRFIANTTQLSNHAFGTAVDLNTAGNQRGTVGEMDRTVVSIFERWGFTWGGNWKWTDPMHFEMNRIVKPG, encoded by the coding sequence ATGCGACAGGTCTCGTTGAGAGCGGCCGCGGCGATCGGGGCGGTCCTCGTGGTGACCCTGGCGGCCTGTGCAGGCGAGCCGTCCAAGCCGGCCTCCCCGAGCGGCAGCCCGAGCGCGAGCGCGAGCGGGGCCGCGAAGGACGAGAGTCCTGTCGCCGACCCCTCGCACGCCGTGGAGATGCCCGGCAAGCGCGAGGGCACGCTGCACTCGACCGACCTGCTGATCCTCTCCGAGGACACCCTCTCCTCCGCCGACGTCAAGAAGATCCGGTCTCTCGACGGTGTGTCCGGGGTCGAGCAGATCTCGATGGCCCAGGTCAGCGTCGAGGGGCGGCTGGTGAAGGTGGTCGCGGTCGACCCGTCGACCTACCGCAACTTCGCCCCCTTCCAGAGCGCCGACTCCGACGAGGTCTGGCAGCGCGTCGCCGGAGGCGAGGTGGCGATCGACCCCGAGCGCCAGGACGAGCTCCCGGCCGACAAGGACGGCTTCGTCACGCTGGGCTCCAAGAAGGACGCGACCACCGTCCACGTCGGTGCGTACGCTCCCCAGCCGCCGGGCCTCGCCGCCGCGGTCGTCAACCACAAGTGGGGCGAGGAGATGGGCATGGAGAAGGGCAACGCGCTCATCGTCTCCACCGCCGCCATCGCCCCCAACCGGGTCGTCGCGCCGATCCAGAAGGTCGTCGGCTCGGACGCCTCGGTCCAGCGCCTCGACGTCGTCGCCCGCGCCGGCCTCGACCCCAACGCTCCCCAGAAGGCCTACGTCGTCGGCACCGTCGCCGAGGCCGTCGGCAACTACACCTACCGCGCCAACGGCGACGGCACCATCACCCCCGCCTCGAGCTGGGTGAGCTCCCACATCGTGACGGCCCAGGTGCCGATCCTCGGCTCGGTGACCTGCAACAAGGTGATGATCCCGCAGCTGCGTGCGGCGCTGCAGGAGGTCGTCGACCGCGGCCTGGCCAAGAAGATCATCCCGTCGCAGTACGCCGGCTGCTACTACCCCCGCTTCATCGCCAACACCACCCAGCTCTCCAACCACGCCTTCGGGACCGCCGTCGACCTCAACACCGCCGGCAACCAGCGCGGCACGGTCGGCGAGATGGACCGCACCGTCGTCTCCATCTTCGAGCGCTGGGGCTTCACCTGGGGCGGCAACTGGAAGTGGACCGACCCGATGCACTTCGAGATGAACCGGATCGTCAAACCTGGCTAA